A single Populus alba chromosome 7, ASM523922v2, whole genome shotgun sequence DNA region contains:
- the LOC118063276 gene encoding uncharacterized protein yields MDPHWFSSLFDGDYDDVLNNVADYVNYGNSSVNDGDCSGNHSSDNDDDDDDDDNDDSDEEGELFWEREFDDEKLILCTAGAITLYYTTYIYKEPCMDSYNTGMQWLIEILHGHWTRCVNMFRMDATTFQSLCVKLENQYGLKASRRICVFEKVGIFLYTIALGASNREVQERFQHSGETISRYFNEVLRSVCLLATDLIQPADPRFVNTPREIVNNPRYMPHFKNCVGAIDGTHVRACVSFEKQIPFIGRKGVPTQNVMAACSFDMQFTFVWAGWEGSAHDTRIFLEAIDNPRIKFPKPPEGKYYLVDSGYPNEYGFLGPYRGQRYHLQEFRRRGQPQTREEIFNRMHSSLRCVIERTFGVWKKRW; encoded by the exons ATGGATCCACACTGGTTTTCATCACTTTTTGATGGGGATTATGATGATGTGCTGAATAATGTTGCCGATTATGTTAATTATGGCAATTCTTCTGTAAACGATGGAGATTGCAGTGGTAATCACAGTTCTGAtaatgacgacgacgacgacgacgatgacAATGATGATTCAGATGAAGAGGGTGAGTTGTTTTGGGAAAGGGAGTTCGATGATGAGAAATTGATTTTATGCACGGCAGGTGCCATAACTTTATATTATactacttatatatataaggagCCTTGTATGGATTCGTACAACACCGGAATGCAATGGTTGATAGAAATATTACATGGACATTGGACGCGTTGTGTAAACATGTTTAGGATGGATGCAACAACATTTCAAAGTTTGTGCGTTAAACTTGAAAACCAATATGGGTTAAAGGCATCTAGAAGAatatgtgtttttgaaaaagttgGAATATTTCTTTATACAATAGCTTTGGGTGCTTCCAACAGGGAAGTTCAGGAGAGATTCCAGCATTCAGGAGAAACAATTAGTAGGTACTTTAATGAGGTTCTTAGATCAGTTTGTTTGCTCGCTACAGATTTAATTCAACCTGCAGATCCTAGGTTCGTAAACACACCGAGGGAAATTGTGAACAATCCGAGGTATATGCCACATTTCAAG AATTGTGTTGGAGCTATTGACGGTACACATGTTCGTGCATGTGTTTCTTTTGAAAAGCAAATCCCATTTATCGGCCGAAAAGGTGTGCCGACCCAGAATGTTATGGCTGCATGTAGCTTTGACATGCAATTCACATTTGTTTGGGCGGGTTGGGAAGGAAGTGCACATGATACACGAATTTTTCTCGAGGCAATTGACAATCCACGTATAAAATTTCCTAAGCCACCGGAAG GGAAATACTACTTGGTTGATTCGGGATATCCTAATGAATATGGATTTTTAGGTCCATATAGAGGTCAGAGATATCATTTGCAAGAATTTAGGAGGCGAGGACAACCACAAACTCGTGAAGAAATTTTCAATCGTATGCACTCTTCATTACGTTGTGTGATAGAACGAACATTTGgagtttggaaaaaaagatGGTGA